From one Agathobaculum sp. NTUH-O15-33 genomic stretch:
- a CDS encoding MATE family efflux transporter: MKSKTTIDMTNGPLLGNILLFSLPLMASNILQILFNAADVVVVGRFAGHTSLAAVGSTVSVIFLFTNLLIGLAVGVNVVIARYLGLTGYEREISRTLHTSVLVALVGGTLLGLIGIAATGWVLDLISVPEDVRSLAATYMRIYFIGTPVNMLYNYGAAALRAKGDTRRPLIFLLISGVLNVVLNLIFVIPLHMNVVGVGLATVISQGLSAVLVLHCLSQAEDELRFSWRDLCLDRRSLIDIARIGIPAGVQSCLFSLANVVIQGAINSYDSIIMAGSSAAANIENFLYSSMNSFHHACQTFTSQNVGAGRYDRIGRIVRTCILCTIVLGVTQSALADIFARPLISIYNSDPAVITAGAERLVIMATPYVIFGCADVLVGAIRGYGYPIAPVIINLLGTCGFRLLWISLLDTSKVSVHWVYMSFPISWVLISLALIPFWIYLRRREHRVGPRSGHPEKKLEEG; this comes from the coding sequence GTGAAAAGCAAAACAACGATCGATATGACCAACGGCCCGCTGCTGGGCAATATTCTGCTGTTCAGCCTGCCGCTGATGGCGTCCAATATTTTGCAGATTCTGTTCAACGCGGCGGACGTGGTCGTGGTGGGCCGGTTTGCGGGCCACACCAGCTTGGCCGCCGTGGGCAGCACGGTGAGCGTGATCTTTCTGTTTACCAACCTGCTGATCGGCCTTGCCGTGGGCGTCAATGTGGTGATCGCCCGCTATTTGGGGCTGACCGGGTACGAGCGGGAGATATCGCGCACGCTGCACACCTCGGTGCTGGTCGCGCTGGTGGGCGGCACGCTCCTCGGTTTGATCGGCATCGCGGCGACCGGCTGGGTGCTCGATCTCATCTCGGTGCCGGAAGACGTGCGCTCGCTCGCGGCCACCTATATGCGCATTTATTTTATTGGCACGCCGGTTAATATGCTGTATAATTATGGCGCGGCCGCGTTGCGCGCCAAGGGCGATACCCGCCGCCCGCTCATCTTTTTGCTCATCAGCGGCGTGCTCAATGTCGTTCTGAATTTAATCTTTGTCATTCCGCTGCATATGAACGTGGTGGGCGTGGGTCTGGCCACGGTCATCAGCCAAGGGCTGAGCGCGGTGCTGGTGCTGCACTGCCTGTCTCAGGCAGAGGATGAGCTGCGCTTTAGCTGGCGGGACCTGTGTCTGGACCGGCGCAGCTTGATCGATATCGCCCGCATCGGCATTCCCGCGGGCGTGCAAAGCTGCCTGTTCAGCTTGGCAAACGTGGTGATCCAAGGCGCGATCAACTCGTACGACAGCATTATCATGGCCGGTTCCAGCGCGGCGGCCAATATAGAAAATTTCCTGTACAGCTCGATGAATTCGTTCCACCACGCCTGCCAGACCTTTACCAGCCAGAACGTGGGCGCGGGGCGGTATGACCGCATCGGCCGTATCGTGCGCACCTGCATTCTCTGCACCATCGTGCTCGGCGTGACCCAAAGCGCGTTGGCGGATATTTTCGCCCGCCCGCTGATCAGCATTTATAACAGCGACCCGGCCGTGATCACGGCGGGCGCGGAGCGTTTGGTCATCATGGCCACGCCCTATGTGATCTTCGGCTGCGCCGATGTGCTGGTTGGCGCGATACGCGGCTACGGCTATCCGATCGCGCCGGTCATCATCAATCTGCTGGGCACCTGCGGCTTCCGCCTGCTTTGGATATCCCTCTTAGATACCAGCAAGGTCAGCGTGCATTGGGTGTATATGTCGTTCCCGATCAGCTGGGTGCTGATCTCGTTGGCGCTCATTCCGTTTTGGATCTATCTGCGGCGGCGGGAGCATCGCGTGGGGCCGCGTTCCGGGCACCCGGAAAAGAAATTGGAAGAAGGATAG
- a CDS encoding DUF4125 family protein codes for MKKPVEEIVAMEWEMFDRVQNLGGRAPCQNDRDTFFIMRSSQIAAWSPAMRESYLNDLAAAQKAGRNLLSEKYAYMMARTAPEEYARICDRLPPRTPDKERLIELICKAHVAWQEALARQYPCLAGRGRAIRKEADSAAVTSFETYLWGELATYSLDTLERYAAYVAGLAREGVSLNAMILQNMVARYGYGSAEEAEARLSGGGADITS; via the coding sequence ATGAAAAAGCCCGTGGAAGAGATCGTCGCCATGGAATGGGAAATGTTCGATAGGGTGCAGAACCTTGGCGGAAGAGCGCCCTGCCAGAATGATCGGGATACCTTTTTTATCATGCGCTCCAGCCAGATCGCGGCGTGGAGCCCCGCCATGCGCGAAAGCTATTTAAACGACCTTGCGGCCGCGCAAAAGGCGGGGCGCAATTTGCTGAGCGAAAAATACGCCTATATGATGGCGCGCACGGCGCCGGAAGAATATGCGCGGATATGTGACCGCCTGCCGCCGCGCACCCCGGATAAGGAGCGGCTGATCGAGCTGATCTGCAAGGCGCACGTTGCGTGGCAGGAGGCGCTGGCGCGGCAATACCCCTGTCTTGCGGGCCGGGGCAGGGCCATACGCAAGGAGGCGGACAGCGCCGCCGTGACCTCGTTTGAGACCTACCTTTGGGGGGAACTGGCGACCTATTCGCTGGATACGCTGGAGCGCTACGCCGCGTATGTGGCGGGCCTTGCGCGCGAAGGCGTAAGTTTAAACGCCATGATCCTGCAAAACATGGTCGCGCGGTACGGCTACGGCTCGGCGGAGGAAGCGGAAGCGCGGCTTTCCGGCGGAGGGGCCGATATTACATCATGA
- a CDS encoding tetratricopeptide repeat protein has product MQDGLEKFYRGLDRQYAGGNLSDVEQYLLESVSRTRNGQKNERGEAIAIYNELGSFYRGVSRYAQSLAAFERARALAASDLGQECSQYATILNNMAGTYRLTGEYDRAIELFHEAMAIYRREGQQHTYAYASVLNNLSLVYREANQIDRAIEYLEQALQLIQQMPGYEQELAVTYNNLTALYHAAGDNERAMLCLDRALNEFEKCADDENVHYAAGLNSMAGFLFAAGEYERALALYRKSAKYTKRFFGENMEYGITCQNMCWAYTKLEKWGEAIAVLAKAEQVYKRLLGEDHERTRAVADNLKQLRQGSKA; this is encoded by the coding sequence ATGCAGGACGGTCTGGAAAAATTCTATCGCGGTCTGGATCGGCAGTACGCCGGGGGAAACCTGAGCGATGTGGAACAGTATTTGCTGGAAAGCGTGAGCCGCACGCGGAACGGACAGAAAAACGAGCGGGGCGAGGCCATCGCGATCTATAATGAATTAGGTTCCTTTTACCGGGGCGTTAGCCGGTATGCGCAGTCCCTTGCCGCGTTTGAACGGGCCAGAGCGCTGGCCGCGAGCGATCTGGGGCAGGAATGCAGCCAGTACGCCACCATCCTCAACAATATGGCGGGCACCTACCGGCTGACCGGCGAATACGATCGCGCGATCGAGCTGTTCCACGAAGCGATGGCGATCTATCGCCGCGAGGGACAGCAGCACACCTATGCTTATGCAAGCGTACTGAATAATCTGTCCCTTGTTTACCGGGAAGCGAACCAGATCGACCGGGCGATCGAATACTTGGAGCAGGCCTTGCAGCTCATCCAGCAAATGCCGGGGTATGAGCAGGAACTCGCGGTGACCTACAATAACCTGACCGCGCTGTACCACGCGGCGGGCGACAACGAGCGGGCCATGCTTTGTTTGGACCGCGCGCTGAACGAATTTGAAAAATGCGCGGATGATGAAAACGTGCATTATGCCGCGGGCCTGAACAGCATGGCGGGTTTTTTGTTTGCGGCGGGGGAGTACGAGCGGGCGCTTGCGCTTTACCGCAAATCCGCGAAATACACCAAGCGCTTCTTTGGCGAAAACATGGAGTACGGCATCACCTGCCAAAATATGTGCTGGGCCTATACCAAGCTGGAAAAATGGGGCGAAGCCATCGCGGTGCTGGCCAAGGCGGAGCAGGTATACAAACGGCTGCTGGGCGAGGACCACGAGCGCACCCGCGCGGTGGCGGATAATTTGAAGCAGCTGCGGCAGGGGAGTAAGGCGTGA
- a CDS encoding DUF4037 domain-containing protein, with product MKGLALARAYYETVGRVALQENVPALVPRMAVGLAGEGSECFGFDDEWSRDHDWGPAFCIWLEEADYRAHGARVQAVYDSLPGEIEGFPARENGAWSGGRVGCLCAPDWYRRYTGLPEGPETLAQWRRVPEAFLATATNGEIFDDPLGRFTAVRERLSRFYPEDIRIKKLVARAAVMAQAGQYNYPRSMKRGETVAARLALAEFTKAGISMVYLLNRRYAPFYKWMHRGLKGLPKLPRAYEQFRLLGEARPGAETEERIEGICLTVAAELKRQGLTDRTEPFLQAHCLEMMKRIKDPRCGKRTSWRSDRHEKARGRDRRHGMGNVR from the coding sequence GTGAAGGGGCTGGCGCTTGCCCGCGCCTATTATGAGACCGTGGGCCGCGTGGCGCTCCAAGAAAACGTGCCCGCGCTCGTGCCCCGCATGGCGGTCGGTCTGGCGGGGGAAGGGTCCGAATGCTTTGGCTTTGACGACGAATGGTCAAGGGATCATGATTGGGGCCCGGCCTTTTGCATCTGGCTGGAGGAAGCGGACTACCGCGCCCACGGCGCGCGGGTACAGGCGGTATACGATAGCCTGCCCGGCGAAATAGAGGGCTTCCCCGCAAGAGAAAACGGCGCGTGGAGCGGCGGGCGGGTCGGCTGTCTGTGCGCGCCGGACTGGTACCGGCGCTATACCGGGTTGCCCGAAGGCCCGGAAACGCTCGCGCAGTGGCGGCGCGTGCCGGAAGCCTTTTTGGCGACCGCCACGAACGGAGAGATATTCGACGACCCGTTAGGCCGTTTTACAGCGGTCCGCGAAAGGCTGTCGCGCTTTTACCCCGAGGATATACGGATTAAAAAGCTCGTGGCGCGGGCGGCGGTCATGGCGCAAGCGGGGCAGTACAACTATCCGCGCAGCATGAAACGCGGCGAAACCGTCGCGGCGCGGCTCGCCTTGGCGGAATTCACCAAAGCGGGAATTAGCATGGTCTATTTGCTGAACCGCCGGTACGCCCCCTTTTATAAGTGGATGCATCGCGGCCTCAAGGGCCTGCCGAAGCTGCCCCGCGCTTACGAGCAGTTCCGGCTGCTCGGCGAGGCAAGGCCCGGCGCGGAAACGGAAGAGCGGATCGAAGGTATTTGCCTGACCGTGGCGGCCGAGCTGAAACGGCAAGGCCTGACCGACCGCACGGAACCATTTTTACAGGCGCACTGTTTGGAAATGATGAAACGGATCAAAGACCCGCGCTGCGGCAAACGCACATCATGGAGGAGTGACCGGCATGAAAAAGCCCGTGGAAGAGATCGTCGCCATGGAATGGGAAATGTTCGATAG
- a CDS encoding iron-containing alcohol dehydrogenase, protein MDNFEFYSPTYFVFGKGTEEKTGEFVSRYGGHKVLIHYGGGSVVRSGLLDRVKASLDAKGIGYVELGGVKASPHSDLVYEGIELARKEGVDFVLAVGGGSVMDSAKGIALGVPYDGDFWDFYCGKKGPVTEALPVGCIVTIAASGSEGSTDSVVTLVTEDGNQYKRCADGDILRPLFAIMNPELMMTLPPYQTASGIADIMAHCMERYFSHSKDVELTDRLLEAVMLTMIKEGRRVMADPQNYEARANIMWAAMIAQNNSTGVGRAQDWGTHHMDNEIGILYGASHGAGLALLFPYWMEYAMKTQGTDRFVMFANRVWGCQIDFEHPEVTGMEGIKSFQRFMKDIGMPTTIGELGGKEEDIPKMVENMFHGAPNHGNFVKLTPEIAAEIYRMAL, encoded by the coding sequence ATGGATAATTTTGAATTTTACAGCCCGACATACTTTGTATTCGGCAAGGGCACGGAGGAAAAGACCGGTGAGTTTGTATCGCGCTACGGCGGACACAAGGTGCTGATCCACTACGGCGGCGGCTCTGTCGTTCGCTCCGGCCTGCTCGACCGCGTCAAGGCTTCGCTGGACGCCAAGGGCATCGGCTATGTGGAGCTTGGCGGCGTAAAGGCCAGCCCCCACAGCGATTTGGTTTACGAAGGCATCGAGCTGGCCCGCAAGGAAGGCGTGGACTTTGTCCTTGCCGTAGGCGGCGGCTCTGTCATGGACTCCGCCAAGGGCATCGCGCTGGGCGTTCCGTATGACGGCGATTTCTGGGATTTCTACTGCGGCAAAAAGGGCCCTGTTACCGAAGCGCTGCCGGTAGGCTGCATCGTCACCATCGCCGCTTCCGGTTCGGAAGGCTCGACCGACTCGGTCGTCACGCTGGTAACCGAGGACGGCAACCAGTACAAGCGCTGCGCGGACGGCGACATCCTGCGCCCGCTTTTTGCCATCATGAACCCCGAACTGATGATGACCCTTCCCCCGTACCAGACGGCCAGCGGCATCGCCGATATCATGGCGCACTGCATGGAGCGTTACTTCTCTCACTCCAAGGACGTTGAGCTGACCGACCGCCTGCTTGAGGCCGTCATGCTCACGATGATTAAGGAAGGCCGCCGCGTAATGGCCGACCCGCAGAATTATGAAGCGCGCGCCAACATCATGTGGGCCGCGATGATCGCCCAGAACAACTCGACCGGCGTGGGCCGCGCGCAGGACTGGGGCACCCACCATATGGATAACGAGATTGGCATCCTTTACGGCGCGTCGCACGGCGCGGGTCTGGCGCTGCTCTTCCCCTACTGGATGGAATACGCCATGAAGACGCAGGGCACCGACCGCTTCGTCATGTTCGCCAACCGCGTATGGGGCTGCCAGATCGATTTCGAGCACCCCGAAGTGACCGGCATGGAAGGCATCAAGTCGTTCCAGCGCTTCATGAAGGATATCGGCATGCCCACCACCATCGGCGAGCTGGGCGGCAAGGAAGAGGATATCCCGAAGATGGTGGAAAATATGTTCCACGGCGCGCCCAATCACGGCAACTTTGTCAAGCTGACGCCGGAGATCGCCGCCGAGATCTATCGCATGGCGCTTTAA
- a CDS encoding excinuclease ABC subunit UvrA: METVMKAREEIEIVGASENNLKHLTLSVPKEELVVIAGVSGSGKSTLAFETLAAEGGRQWQATYPLYLRNRLPRYERPAVDYIRNLTPCVVVDQKAIGANARSTVGTAADVSPLVRLLFSRVGKPSAGGSMAYSFNHPHGMCPDCTGLGERVQLDEDSLFDIDKSINEGAIRFSQFSGGSWQEFYYHCNPLLDADKKLRDYTEEEWKVLRIGPDTPLVMDFIRNNTGQVSKLPYEGVVARFNRLYLNRDISGLKKGVRDEAMRFVRRCPCSSCGGSGLNPKALASHIGGYNISDYYAMQVSDLLPVLEQISDPLGRSIAAQIADSLRHMVQVGLGYLSLSRRTDTLSGGEAQRLKMVRHLGSSLSNITYIFDEPTAGLHPADARRIGDLLLNLRDKHNTVLVVEHSRQMIELADHVIELGPWAGGQGGELVYQGDLDGLRKSDTLTARSMSGHIALNMSPLPWQEGFAIKHARLHNLKDVSVTVPKGILTAVTGVAGSGKSSLICHEFAVRCAEAIVIDQRPIGTSTRSSPATYTGVMDEIRKLFAKQNGVSAQWFSANSKGACPVCKGKGEITPDVAFADPVAIRCEECGGSRFNPTALSYTYQGKNIKQVMGLTITQALEFFPQKKIQEPLKALQEVGLGYMTLGQPTSTLSGGETQRLKLASELNREGNVYVMDEPSAGLHSRDVENLLALLRRLVEQGNTVVVVEHRLELIAAADWIIDMGPEGGNKGGEILFTGTPEGLIDCPHSETGKYLRRCCKP, from the coding sequence ATGGAAACCGTGATGAAGGCAAGAGAAGAGATCGAGATCGTCGGCGCTTCGGAAAACAATCTGAAGCACCTGACCCTTTCCGTCCCCAAGGAGGAGCTGGTCGTGATCGCCGGGGTGTCCGGCTCCGGAAAAAGCACGCTCGCTTTTGAAACGCTCGCGGCGGAAGGCGGCCGCCAATGGCAGGCCACCTATCCGCTGTATCTGCGCAACCGCCTGCCGCGCTACGAGCGCCCGGCGGTCGATTATATCCGCAACCTGACCCCCTGCGTGGTGGTCGATCAAAAGGCCATCGGCGCGAACGCCCGCTCCACCGTGGGCACCGCGGCGGATGTTTCGCCGCTCGTCCGCCTGCTGTTTTCGCGCGTGGGCAAGCCCAGCGCGGGCGGCTCCATGGCCTATTCGTTCAACCACCCGCACGGCATGTGCCCGGATTGCACCGGCCTTGGCGAGCGGGTGCAGCTAGACGAGGACAGCCTATTTGACATCGATAAATCGATCAACGAGGGCGCGATCCGGTTCAGCCAGTTTTCCGGCGGCAGCTGGCAGGAGTTTTATTATCACTGCAACCCCCTGCTGGACGCGGATAAAAAGCTGCGCGATTATACCGAGGAGGAGTGGAAGGTCCTGCGCATCGGCCCGGACACGCCGCTGGTGATGGATTTTATCCGCAACAACACCGGTCAAGTATCCAAGCTGCCGTACGAGGGCGTGGTCGCCCGGTTCAACCGGCTGTATTTGAACCGTGATATCTCCGGGCTGAAAAAGGGCGTGCGGGACGAAGCCATGCGCTTTGTCCGGCGCTGCCCCTGCTCGTCCTGCGGCGGCAGCGGCCTGAACCCCAAGGCGCTGGCCTCCCACATCGGCGGCTATAACATTTCGGACTACTACGCCATGCAGGTGAGCGACCTGCTGCCGGTGCTGGAGCAGATCAGCGATCCGCTGGGGCGCTCCATCGCGGCGCAGATCGCGGATAGCCTGCGGCATATGGTGCAGGTCGGTCTGGGCTATCTCAGCCTGTCGCGCCGGACGGACACGCTGTCCGGCGGCGAGGCGCAGAGACTGAAGATGGTGCGCCATCTGGGCAGCAGCCTGAGCAATATCACCTATATTTTTGACGAACCGACCGCCGGCCTGCATCCGGCGGACGCCAGACGAATCGGCGACCTGCTGCTCAATCTGCGCGACAAACACAACACCGTGCTGGTGGTAGAGCACAGCAGACAGATGATCGAGCTGGCCGACCATGTGATCGAGCTGGGGCCATGGGCCGGCGGACAGGGCGGCGAGCTGGTCTATCAGGGCGATCTGGACGGCCTGCGGAAAAGCGATACGCTGACCGCGCGCTCGATGAGCGGCCATATCGCGCTCAACATGTCTCCCCTGCCGTGGCAGGAGGGTTTTGCCATCAAGCACGCCCGGCTGCACAATTTAAAGGACGTTTCCGTGACGGTGCCCAAGGGCATTCTGACAGCCGTTACCGGCGTGGCCGGTTCGGGCAAAAGCAGCCTAATCTGCCATGAATTCGCCGTGCGCTGCGCGGAGGCCATCGTGATCGACCAGCGGCCCATCGGCACCTCGACCCGTTCCAGCCCGGCCACGTATACGGGCGTGATGGACGAAATACGCAAGCTGTTCGCCAAGCAAAACGGCGTGAGCGCGCAGTGGTTCAGCGCCAACTCCAAGGGGGCCTGCCCCGTCTGCAAGGGCAAGGGCGAAATCACCCCGGACGTAGCCTTTGCCGATCCTGTGGCAATCCGCTGCGAGGAGTGCGGCGGCAGCCGCTTTAACCCCACGGCGCTCAGCTATACCTATCAGGGCAAGAACATCAAACAGGTGATGGGCCTGACCATCACGCAGGCGCTGGAGTTCTTCCCCCAGAAAAAGATACAGGAGCCGCTGAAGGCCTTGCAGGAGGTCGGGCTGGGCTATATGACGCTGGGGCAGCCCACCAGCACCCTGTCCGGCGGCGAGACGCAGCGCCTGAAGCTGGCCAGCGAGCTGAACCGGGAGGGCAATGTTTACGTGATGGACGAGCCCTCCGCCGGTCTGCACAGCCGGGATGTGGAAAACCTGCTGGCGCTGCTGCGCAGGCTTGTGGAGCAGGGCAACACGGTCGTGGTGGTGGAACACCGTTTGGAGCTGATCGCCGCCGCCGATTGGATCATCGATATGGGGCCGGAGGGCGGCAACAAGGGCGGCGAAATCCTGTTTACCGGCACGCCGGAGGGCCTAATCGATTGCCCGCATTCGGAAACCGGCAAATACCTGCGCCGCTGCTGCAAGCCATGA
- a CDS encoding putative PEP-binding protein: protein MKYFTEIDAVEELESVEQTDGIMLTAEDCLMRMDDQRLLIQSLLLDPPENAEDERLKKMLRGQTSLWLEKVEECGKMQVCIRLPDRPIDSFLPRTAAEFARLSEYTARPAEWLEGQKRGLQSFNPELSCRGCRMMIGNGLLFRTLLQAIFTAAKERGIHKLSMLLPFVSDCGEVEYLKGIITEYAATFGIACTVGIEIATPRAACIADQLAAYADAIVFNVEELVQLLYGMCKLDSRKVISKYLHEQVFRHNPFREFDDVGVGTLLTIALERIRSVRPDIRLSAIGHCVLSEKGRKFCGNMGIDILIGQQHLLRAENILSSEEPESV from the coding sequence ATGAAATACTTCACGGAAATTGACGCGGTGGAAGAGCTTGAATCAGTCGAGCAAACGGACGGCATCATGCTGACGGCGGAAGACTGCCTGATGCGGATGGACGATCAGCGCCTGCTGATCCAAAGCCTGCTGCTCGACCCGCCGGAAAACGCGGAGGATGAGCGGCTGAAAAAAATGCTGCGCGGGCAAACGAGCCTGTGGCTGGAAAAGGTCGAGGAGTGCGGCAAAATGCAGGTCTGCATTCGCCTGCCCGACCGGCCGATCGATTCGTTCCTGCCCCGCACCGCGGCGGAATTCGCACGGTTGAGCGAATATACCGCCCGCCCCGCCGAATGGCTGGAGGGGCAAAAGCGCGGCCTGCAATCCTTCAATCCCGAGCTGAGCTGCCGGGGCTGCCGCATGATGATCGGCAACGGGCTGCTGTTCCGCACGCTGCTGCAAGCGATCTTCACGGCGGCCAAGGAGCGCGGCATCCACAAGCTGTCCATGCTGCTTCCGTTCGTATCCGATTGCGGCGAGGTCGAATATTTGAAGGGCATTATCACCGAGTACGCCGCTACCTTCGGCATCGCGTGCACCGTCGGCATCGAGATCGCCACGCCGCGCGCCGCCTGCATCGCGGATCAGCTTGCCGCCTACGCGGACGCGATCGTCTTTAACGTGGAGGAGCTCGTGCAGCTGCTGTATGGCATGTGCAAGCTGGATTCCCGCAAGGTGATCTCCAAGTATCTGCACGAGCAGGTTTTTCGCCACAATCCCTTCCGCGAGTTTGACGACGTCGGCGTCGGCACGCTGCTTACGATCGCGTTGGAGCGCATTCGCAGCGTTCGCCCGGATATTCGGCTGAGCGCTATCGGACACTGTGTGTTAAGCGAAAAGGGCAGAAAGTTCTGCGGCAACATGGGGATCGATATCCTGATCGGCCAGCAGCACCTGCTCCGCGCGGAAAACATTCTAAGCAGCGAAGAACCCGAAAGCGTTTGA
- a CDS encoding helix-turn-helix domain-containing protein: protein MTDKGYMGKRLKAARKSKGFTGERLAESCYINATYLRQIEAGRKLPSLPVFITLCKALEVSPTFLLVDSIDKNELSGLGELAALWSTATPDQLELVTAMIRSVLEHLRKE, encoded by the coding sequence TTGACGGATAAGGGATATATGGGGAAACGCCTAAAAGCCGCACGTAAAAGCAAAGGATTTACCGGAGAACGCTTAGCGGAATCATGCTACATCAACGCGACATATTTGCGACAGATAGAAGCTGGCAGAAAGCTGCCAAGTTTACCGGTTTTCATCACCTTGTGCAAAGCATTAGAGGTATCCCCTACCTTTTTACTCGTAGACAGCATCGACAAAAATGAACTGAGCGGATTGGGCGAGCTGGCCGCGCTGTGGTCAACCGCAACGCCGGATCAACTGGAACTTGTTACGGCAATGATTCGCAGCGTTTTGGAGCACCTGCGAAAGGAATGA
- a CDS encoding MATE family efflux transporter, whose amino-acid sequence MEQQVTHNSLFEKESIWKILIRMAPPVMLAQLIQALYNIVDSYFVGQYSSDGLTALSVIFPIQLTITALAVGTGVGVNIVMARLYAQGRAEDADGTAGAGEVLALITWVAFAVLSTILMTAYVKTSAGSPRAVEYAVTYGTIVCVGSLGIFLESIWTKVHQAGGDMRLPMLAQIAGAVTNIILDPLLIFGWGIFPSMGIAGAAVATVAGQFVAALITGVTGFRRLPSPAAITRFAGQIYTMGYPSIFMQLLFTIYIVVLNVILAGFSDEAVTVLGLYYKMQSFFFIPLMGLQTCIIPVLSYNFARANFTRCRKIMANSIVVAMSFMLLGVLCFELIPGPLIALFSQNAAVLEIGKPAFRIIGLSFLPAVLSLMMPIFFQSIGATLPSIVLSLIRQVCCLIPIFWLLSLIGLGYTWIAFPASELITGAAGVFLYRRQLHRWDSAAEPTVS is encoded by the coding sequence ATGGAACAGCAAGTCACGCACAACAGTCTTTTTGAAAAAGAAAGCATCTGGAAGATTTTGATCCGAATGGCGCCGCCGGTCATGCTGGCGCAGCTCATTCAGGCGCTTTATAATATTGTAGACAGCTACTTTGTCGGCCAATATTCCAGCGACGGACTGACCGCCCTGTCGGTCATCTTCCCCATCCAGCTCACCATCACGGCGCTCGCGGTCGGCACGGGCGTGGGCGTCAACATCGTCATGGCGCGCCTGTACGCGCAGGGACGGGCGGAGGACGCGGACGGGACCGCGGGCGCGGGCGAAGTGCTCGCGCTGATCACTTGGGTGGCCTTTGCCGTGTTATCGACGATTCTGATGACGGCGTACGTCAAGACCTCCGCCGGGTCGCCCCGGGCGGTCGAATACGCGGTGACCTACGGCACGATCGTGTGCGTGGGCAGTCTCGGCATATTTTTAGAGAGTATTTGGACCAAGGTGCATCAGGCAGGCGGCGACATGCGGCTGCCCATGCTGGCGCAGATCGCGGGCGCCGTGACCAATATCATCCTTGATCCGCTGCTGATCTTCGGTTGGGGTATTTTCCCCTCTATGGGCATCGCGGGCGCGGCTGTGGCGACCGTCGCGGGGCAATTCGTGGCCGCGTTGATCACAGGCGTGACCGGCTTTCGGCGGCTGCCCAGCCCCGCCGCCATCACGCGGTTCGCGGGGCAGATCTACACGATGGGCTACCCCTCCATCTTCATGCAGCTGCTATTTACGATCTATATCGTGGTGCTCAACGTCATCCTCGCCGGGTTTTCGGACGAAGCCGTGACCGTGCTGGGCCTGTACTATAAAATGCAGTCCTTTTTCTTCATCCCGCTGATGGGCCTGCAAACCTGTATCATCCCGGTACTGAGCTACAATTTTGCCCGTGCAAACTTTACACGGTGCAGAAAGATCATGGCGAACTCCATCGTGGTGGCCATGAGCTTCATGCTGCTCGGCGTCTTGTGCTTTGAACTGATCCCCGGTCCGCTGATCGCGCTGTTTTCCCAGAATGCCGCGGTGCTGGAGATCGGCAAGCCGGCGTTTCGCATCATCGGGCTGAGCTTTCTTCCGGCGGTGCTGTCCCTGATGATGCCGATCTTCTTTCAGTCCATCGGGGCGACGCTGCCCAGCATCGTGCTTTCGCTCATCCGGCAGGTTTGCTGCCTGATCCCGATCTTCTGGCTGCTGTCGCTCATCGGGCTGGGCTATACTTGGATCGCGTTCCCCGCGTCCGAGCTGATCACCGGCGCTGCCGGCGTTTTTCTTTACCGCCGTCAGCTCCATCGCTGGGACAGCGCGGCAGAACCTACTGTATCATAA